A genomic window from Pygocentrus nattereri isolate fPygNat1 chromosome 22, fPygNat1.pri, whole genome shotgun sequence includes:
- the clrn2 gene encoding clarin-2: MPTVWKRIVFSVGSVLSLGSVALLVVALSTERWITGTILCQTGVDLVNASSPELSQFTGDIYYGLFQGGKTRKCGLGSRRYKIYIFPRLIRKVNGGLHMIIIFFHFIAIGFALVSLAFCIYNARKVPYQSIKGPLGLYLWNFIAAFFSSLGFACFIAAVRCHRLTERVANFRENLFHLVVLEENLGFSFWLCVASTVTHGVNILVVASSRIHLPKLQTKKPEEPTITGDDLLY; encoded by the exons ATGCCGACTGTGTGGAAGCGGATCGTCTTCTCTGTGGGCTCCGTCCTCAGCCTCGGCTCGGTGGCGCTGCTGGTCGTGGCGCTCTCCACCGAGCGCTGGATAACCGGGACGATCCTGTGCCAGACCGGAGTGGACCTCGTCAACGCGTCCAGCCCGGAGCTCTCGCAGTTCACGGGAGATATTTACTATGGGCTCTTTCAGGGCGGGAAGACCCGGAAATGCGGTCTCGGGAGCCGCCgctataaaatataca TTTTCCCAAGACTGATAAGGAAGGTCAATGGTGGTCTTCATATGATCATAATCTTCTTCCACTTCATCGCTATTGGCTTTGCACTGGTGAGTCTGGCATTCTGCATTTACAATGCCAGAAAGGTGCCCTACCAGTCCATCAAAGGACCTCTAGGTCTCTACCTCTGGAACTTCATAGCAG ctttcTTCAGTTCCCTTGGGTTTGCTTGTTTCATCGCAGCAGTTCGGTGCCATCGCTTGACGGAACGTGTTGCAAACTTTCGCGAGAACCTGTTCCACCTTGTGGTTTTAGAAGAGAACCTAGGATTCTCATTCTGGCTGTGTGTTGCCAGCACAGTCACACATGGAGTCAACATTTTGGTGGTGGCTTCAAGCAGAATTCATCTGCCCAAATTACAGACCAAAAAACCAGAGGAACCTACCATCACAGGAGACGATCTGCTGTATTAA